One Synechococcus sp. CC9605 genomic window carries:
- a CDS encoding AAA family ATPase has translation MTKDFGELEYGAIQGVSNQESSIDYEQFDFLSSHDEETFFEPLPDVSHCFDEQLCGKNGKRVAETIDDYERVLIELKTKITEICQKPDLTSELKSDLIRYAAKQAGHPLDHNRIVQILCDEHNKQKYGSRLVVINKHQGAQWFQSVQRHIIEDLVMAEELNIIGGLSGAAKTNFTAMLLSSLMNHDREPRFLSFKVNRDLVNQVFFIGLDGGRNVYTPIFRNTGLIRDGIPVDGFNFIPNESGWGITNTNLDKLEALLKKAPSSIVVVDSFLAAISGTGVDENSAVVAARILDLKLLCERYGATPILLAHQKKESTQEFTGADSLRGHGSIPAFAGQIITLNFLDQKSKVNGKAVPDRKSPKRRLVSGHRGTPIDLLVELDFQGGTVKSHGDFYDAFLSLQSEEQLNEDLDGPSLLTKIKGLSQGKRDVLEALRGYDAPILQTTLVLDSGINKGTVSRNLKALTAERYRGMPLVTEYETSDGKVYEVSYSIKQELLPDY, from the coding sequence ATGACTAAGGATTTCGGTGAACTCGAGTATGGAGCTATTCAGGGCGTCAGCAATCAAGAGTCTTCGATTGACTACGAACAATTTGACTTCCTTTCATCTCACGATGAAGAGACTTTCTTTGAGCCTCTCCCTGATGTCTCACACTGCTTCGATGAGCAGTTGTGTGGCAAGAATGGCAAGCGTGTTGCCGAAACCATTGATGATTACGAGCGAGTTCTGATTGAATTGAAGACCAAGATCACGGAGATCTGCCAGAAGCCCGACCTGACTTCGGAGCTTAAGTCTGATTTGATTCGATATGCCGCTAAGCAAGCAGGCCATCCGTTGGACCACAATCGGATTGTTCAGATTCTCTGTGACGAGCACAACAAGCAGAAGTACGGCTCCCGTTTAGTAGTTATTAACAAGCACCAGGGAGCACAATGGTTCCAATCGGTTCAACGCCACATCATTGAAGACCTTGTGATGGCTGAAGAGCTCAACATCATTGGAGGCCTCTCAGGCGCAGCCAAGACGAACTTCACTGCGATGCTGCTGAGCTCACTGATGAACCACGACCGGGAGCCACGGTTTCTTAGCTTTAAGGTCAACCGTGATTTGGTCAACCAAGTCTTCTTTATTGGCCTTGATGGTGGACGCAATGTCTACACGCCCATCTTTAGGAACACAGGCTTGATTCGTGATGGAATTCCTGTGGATGGCTTCAATTTCATTCCTAATGAAAGCGGCTGGGGGATTACCAACACCAACCTCGACAAGTTGGAGGCTCTTCTGAAGAAAGCGCCAAGTTCCATCGTTGTTGTGGACAGCTTCCTTGCTGCTATCTCAGGCACAGGAGTCGATGAGAATTCAGCTGTTGTCGCCGCACGCATCCTCGACTTGAAGCTGCTGTGCGAACGGTATGGGGCCACTCCGATCCTCTTGGCGCATCAAAAGAAGGAGAGCACTCAGGAATTCACTGGTGCTGATAGCTTGCGGGGACACGGATCAATCCCTGCCTTTGCTGGTCAGATCATCACGCTGAACTTCCTTGACCAGAAGAGCAAGGTCAATGGCAAGGCGGTGCCTGACCGCAAGTCGCCCAAGCGTCGGCTGGTGTCAGGACACCGAGGCACTCCCATCGATCTATTGGTGGAGCTCGACTTCCAGGGCGGCACGGTTAAGAGCCACGGAGACTTCTATGACGCCTTCCTTTCGCTCCAGTCAGAGGAGCAGCTCAATGAAGACCTCGATGGTCCATCGCTACTGACCAAGATCAAAGGGCTCAGCCAGGGCAAGCGTGACGTGTTGGAAGCACTGCGCGGTTATGACGCTCCCATCCTTCAAACAACACTCGTCTTAGACAGTGGGATCAACAAAGGGACAGTCAGCAGAAACCTCAAGGCACTGACAGCGGAGCGTTACCGAGGCATGCCACTCGTCACTGAATACGAGACATCAGACGGAAAGGTCTACGAAGTCAGCTACTCCATCAAGCAAGAGCTGCTTCCGGATTACTAA
- a CDS encoding ABC transporter ATP-binding protein: protein MTLQLRAINKRFGERQVLHKLDLDVAKGECIALLGASGCGKSTALRLIAGLDHPDQGSIRINDAEMVDVPAERRRVGMVFQSYALFPHLNVWENLELGLRMRGGSAGARDERIRSVLEVLQLSEQAQQRPSQLSGGQRQRVALARALLRDPLVYLLDEPMSNLDAQLREDLRPQLRRLMIGGEQPVVYVTHDQQEAMALADRIAVMREGRIEQIGTPRELYQQPASTYVAQFIGRPQMNLLPAKNGVITGIRPDDLRLDPAGSPCAILSREWFGANQMLLVRCDRGDLRLVCSGETAIEAEPCISWPSDCEHRFDAVSGRRLPSGCPPSD from the coding sequence ATGACACTGCAACTTCGGGCCATCAACAAGCGCTTCGGCGAGCGTCAGGTTCTCCACAAGCTCGATCTCGATGTGGCAAAGGGCGAATGCATCGCTCTGCTTGGGGCCAGCGGCTGTGGGAAAAGCACGGCCTTGCGTCTGATCGCCGGGCTCGATCACCCCGATCAAGGTTCGATTCGCATCAACGATGCGGAAATGGTTGACGTTCCCGCTGAACGTCGCCGGGTGGGGATGGTGTTTCAAAGCTATGCCCTGTTCCCGCATCTGAATGTTTGGGAGAACCTCGAACTGGGGCTGCGCATGCGGGGAGGCAGCGCCGGCGCCCGCGATGAACGAATCCGCAGCGTCCTGGAGGTGTTGCAGCTCAGCGAGCAAGCCCAGCAACGACCCTCACAACTGTCCGGCGGCCAGCGCCAGCGCGTCGCCCTGGCCCGAGCCCTGTTGCGGGATCCCCTGGTGTACCTGCTGGATGAACCGATGAGCAATCTCGATGCCCAGTTGCGCGAAGACCTACGACCTCAACTGCGCCGCCTCATGATCGGCGGTGAACAACCTGTGGTCTATGTCACCCATGACCAGCAGGAGGCGATGGCGCTGGCGGATCGCATCGCTGTGATGCGCGAGGGAAGGATTGAACAAATCGGAACACCCCGCGAGCTGTACCAGCAACCGGCCAGCACCTACGTCGCCCAGTTCATCGGCCGCCCGCAGATGAACCTGCTGCCTGCCAAGAACGGGGTGATCACCGGCATCCGACCGGACGATCTGCGGCTCGACCCCGCAGGCTCACCCTGCGCGATCCTCAGCCGTGAATGGTTCGGAGCCAATCAGATGTTGCTGGTGCGCTGCGATCGCGGCGACCTGCGGCTGGTCTGCTCTGGAGAAACAGCGATCGAGGCTGAACCATGCATCAGCTGGCCCAGTGATTGCGAGCACCGCTTTGATGCCGTCAGCGGCCGTCGTCTGCCGTCAGGTTGTCCGCCATCCGATTGA
- the csaB gene encoding polysaccharide pyruvyl transferase CsaB, giving the protein MVRPTAPVLLLCGYYGEHNLGDDGLLQVLVASLPQPQQLLITARDPAPVLALAPSAQTVNRRSLLLCLRAALRADVLVLGGGSLLQDSTSFSSLVYYLLVMTVARLGGAEVVLWGQGLGPLQRRISRLLVRTVLPLCKAASWRDPRSFDWAQRWAPKLPMVLAADPVWQMPARPWLGGDAIVLSWRPTPLLDHAGWRRLTEALDRLSADLEAPVIWLAFHHHQDAPLLQHLSDQGLLPARLKARSSTLFPQSLEAVSDLVQRARLVLPMRLHALILARLANSPMAALSYDPKVEAAAAMASVPCITLRSLPSVDDLLTLWRAEVDRPADPDQTEALRRQASAHSELLNRMADNLTADDGR; this is encoded by the coding sequence GTGGTCCGCCCCACTGCGCCTGTATTGCTGCTTTGCGGCTACTACGGAGAGCACAACCTCGGCGACGATGGCCTGCTTCAGGTCCTGGTCGCGTCACTTCCCCAGCCGCAGCAGCTTCTGATTACGGCCCGCGATCCGGCCCCTGTTTTGGCGTTGGCTCCGTCGGCGCAGACGGTGAACCGCCGTTCCTTGCTGCTCTGTCTTCGTGCGGCCCTGAGAGCTGATGTTCTTGTTCTTGGTGGGGGGAGCCTGCTGCAGGACAGCACCAGCTTCAGCAGCCTTGTCTATTACCTGCTGGTGATGACGGTTGCCCGTTTAGGTGGCGCCGAGGTGGTTCTCTGGGGGCAGGGCCTTGGACCCCTGCAGCGGCGGATCAGTCGGCTGTTGGTTCGCACGGTGTTGCCGCTCTGCAAGGCAGCGAGCTGGAGGGATCCGCGCTCCTTTGATTGGGCCCAGCGTTGGGCCCCCAAGCTGCCGATGGTGCTGGCTGCCGATCCGGTCTGGCAGATGCCGGCGCGCCCTTGGCTCGGTGGCGACGCCATCGTGCTCAGTTGGCGTCCGACACCTTTGTTGGATCATGCGGGCTGGCGTCGCTTAACCGAAGCCCTGGATCGGCTCAGTGCCGACTTGGAGGCGCCGGTGATCTGGCTTGCGTTCCATCACCATCAGGACGCGCCTCTGCTGCAGCACCTGAGTGATCAAGGTCTGCTGCCGGCGCGATTGAAAGCGCGCAGCTCAACCTTGTTTCCCCAGTCCCTTGAGGCTGTGTCCGATCTGGTGCAGCGGGCGCGTCTGGTGCTGCCGATGCGGTTGCATGCCCTGATCCTGGCCCGACTGGCCAACAGCCCCATGGCTGCCCTCAGCTACGACCCGAAGGTGGAGGCTGCAGCGGCCATGGCCTCAGTGCCCTGCATTACCTTGCGGTCGCTTCCCTCTGTGGATGATCTGCTGACCCTTTGGCGGGCCGAAGTGGACCGTCCAGCGGATCCTGATCAGACCGAAGCTCTGCGACGCCAGGCGTCAGCGCACAGTGAGCTTCTCAATCGGATGGCGGACAACCTGACGGCAGACGACGGCCGCTGA
- a CDS encoding DUF2499 domain-containing protein: MHALSLGTWWIHVASVVEWCVAIVLMHRRGLLGMSLAMLPALVSAMAACTWHLFDNSEALRGLVTLQALFTVIGNCTLAFAAWQLQRRRVVDGASAP; this comes from the coding sequence ATGCATGCACTGTCGCTCGGAACCTGGTGGATCCACGTCGCCTCCGTGGTGGAGTGGTGCGTGGCGATCGTGTTGATGCATCGACGTGGTCTGCTGGGCATGTCCTTGGCGATGCTTCCAGCCCTCGTCAGTGCCATGGCCGCCTGCACCTGGCATCTGTTTGACAACAGCGAAGCGCTGCGGGGGCTGGTCACCCTTCAGGCCCTGTTCACCGTGATCGGCAACTGCACCCTGGCCTTCGCGGCCTGGCAGCTCCAACGACGCCGGGTGGTGGACGGAGCCAGTGCTCCATGA
- a CDS encoding DUF3593 domain-containing protein, whose translation MSFDPAPLFAASLIPYLLFLYWLRKSEALPLMAERGFQLTLLFVAVTIGAAIAALRCCSAELVEIDWLHGGAEAFLTLSNTVLVIGLLLPTPKKG comes from the coding sequence ATGAGCTTTGATCCCGCACCGCTGTTCGCGGCCTCACTGATCCCCTATCTGCTGTTTCTCTATTGGCTCCGCAAAAGTGAGGCGCTGCCGCTGATGGCGGAACGGGGCTTTCAGCTCACACTTCTGTTTGTGGCCGTCACGATTGGTGCCGCCATTGCCGCCCTGCGCTGCTGCTCAGCGGAACTGGTGGAGATTGACTGGTTGCACGGTGGGGCAGAAGCCTTTCTCACCCTCAGCAACACGGTTTTGGTGATCGGACTTTTGTTACCAACCCCCAAAAAAGGGTGA
- the psaK gene encoding photosystem I reaction center subunit PsaK: MLTHLFAIAPASVSWSPKVALVMILCNVVAIMVGKATIKHPNVGAALPNASFFGGMGHAALLGTTSLGHIIGIGAIQGLAARGVL; the protein is encoded by the coding sequence ATGCTGACCCACCTCTTCGCGATTGCTCCCGCCTCCGTGTCCTGGTCTCCCAAGGTCGCCTTGGTGATGATCCTCTGCAATGTGGTTGCGATCATGGTCGGCAAGGCCACGATCAAGCACCCCAACGTTGGCGCTGCACTCCCTAACGCTTCCTTCTTCGGCGGAATGGGTCATGCAGCCCTGCTCGGCACCACCAGCCTCGGCCACATCATTGGCATCGGCGCCATCCAGGGTCTGGCCGCCCGCGGCGTGCTCTGA
- a CDS encoding NAD(P)/FAD-dependent oxidoreductase → MSVLIVGAGPSGARLAIQLARAGAQVTLVDRLADPHRHAYSSGALPLDALHRLGLPDDAIAATWQGWQLHDPSGLVHQWWSASDLGVVLDFGRLRYWLWEEARRHGVELIQGCRAALSKLTADQASVRLQTCDGRTLLRSARWLIDATGARRDLLQQAGLSPNPEDPLLKGIGVEWLLQADDREAAAWRDRISFFLGSDWIPHGYGWIFPMQGQCLKVGVCHLPPADRPTPGSLAGPLQRLIQRCGLSACPVLDRHGGPVSSSIARSEPFVAGALLAVGDAASSANLLGGEGIRHAMDSADQLADLLIAEGMPGDATTMACRYQEQIKAQRSWRWMVSGRLARRTWWGLDNPMADRRLERLIHGLSATAEAPALSELLFHYKFERYGLRLLPYLL, encoded by the coding sequence GTGTCCGTTCTGATCGTTGGCGCTGGGCCGTCCGGTGCTCGCCTGGCGATTCAACTGGCCCGGGCGGGTGCTCAGGTCACCCTGGTGGATCGCTTGGCCGATCCTCATCGCCACGCCTACTCCAGTGGTGCGCTGCCGCTCGACGCTCTTCATCGGTTGGGTCTGCCGGATGACGCCATTGCCGCCACCTGGCAGGGCTGGCAGCTGCATGATCCCTCGGGCCTGGTTCATCAGTGGTGGTCTGCCAGCGATCTGGGGGTGGTGCTCGACTTCGGCCGGCTTCGGTACTGGCTCTGGGAGGAGGCGCGTCGCCATGGGGTGGAGTTGATCCAGGGCTGCCGGGCTGCGCTGAGCAAGCTCACGGCCGATCAAGCCAGCGTGCGACTGCAGACATGCGATGGGCGGACGTTATTGCGCTCAGCGCGCTGGTTGATTGATGCCACGGGTGCGCGCAGAGATCTCCTGCAGCAGGCTGGCCTCAGCCCCAATCCTGAGGATCCGCTGCTGAAGGGCATCGGCGTTGAGTGGTTGCTGCAGGCCGATGATCGTGAGGCCGCTGCATGGCGGGATCGGATCAGTTTCTTCCTGGGCTCCGACTGGATCCCCCATGGATACGGCTGGATCTTCCCCATGCAGGGGCAATGCCTCAAGGTGGGCGTCTGTCACCTCCCACCTGCGGATCGTCCGACCCCCGGCAGCCTGGCTGGGCCCCTTCAGCGCTTGATTCAACGTTGCGGCTTGAGCGCCTGCCCGGTGCTGGATCGCCATGGCGGGCCTGTGTCCAGCAGCATCGCCCGCTCGGAACCCTTCGTGGCCGGTGCACTGCTGGCGGTGGGGGATGCGGCCAGTTCCGCCAATCTGCTTGGGGGAGAAGGGATCCGCCATGCGATGGACAGCGCGGATCAACTGGCTGATCTGTTGATCGCTGAGGGGATGCCTGGGGACGCCACGACCATGGCCTGTCGCTACCAAGAACAGATCAAGGCCCAGCGGAGTTGGCGCTGGATGGTGTCGGGCCGGCTGGCGCGGCGCACTTGGTGGGGCCTCGACAATCCAATGGCCGACCGACGTCTCGAACGTCTGATCCATGGGCTTTCTGCGACCGCAGAAGCCCCTGCTCTCTCAGAGCTTTTGTTCCATTACAAGTTTGAGCGTTACGGCCTGAGGCTGCTGCCGTATCTGCTCTAA
- the dxs gene encoding 1-deoxy-D-xylulose-5-phosphate synthase produces MHLGDLKHPNELHGLSPAQLEDVARQIRERHLQVVSTSGGHLGPGLGVVELTLALYQTLDLDQDRVIWDVGHQAYPHKLITGRFNDFDSLRQQHGVAGYLKRTESDFDHFGAGHASTSISAALGMAMARDNHGESFKCVAVIGDGALTGGMALEAINHAGHLPNTRLLVVLNDNDMSISPPVGALSNVLNRARLSPPMQFLSGSVEESVRHLPFMGGEIPAELNRLKGSMRRLAVPKVGAVFEELGFTYMGPIDGHDIGEMVRTFQAAHREGGPVLVHVVTKKGKGYPYAEADQVGYHAQSAFDLGTGKAIPSSKPKPPSYSKVFGQTLVKLCEQNSRVIGITAAMATGTGLDLLQKAVPDQYVDVGIAEQHAVTLAAGMACEGLRPVVAIYSTFLQRAYDQLIHDVGIQKLPVTFVLDRAGIVGADGPTHQGQYDISYMRAIPNFTVMAPKDEAELQRMLVTCLQHDGPTALRIPRGSGEGVPLMEEGWETLPIGRGELLREGDDLMIVAYGSMVAPALATATLLEEAGLSTTVINARFLRPLDQALIHPLARRIPRVVTMEEGALPGGFGAAVLESLTDQDINVSMLRIGIPDKLVDHATPQQSKEALGLTPAQMAERILERFSNTSGDLPASASIKALQA; encoded by the coding sequence ATGCATCTCGGAGATCTGAAGCATCCGAATGAACTGCACGGACTCAGCCCGGCTCAGCTCGAGGACGTGGCTCGGCAGATTCGTGAGCGGCATCTGCAGGTGGTGTCCACAAGCGGTGGTCACCTAGGGCCTGGCCTGGGGGTTGTCGAGCTGACCCTTGCGTTGTACCAAACGCTGGATCTCGACCAGGACCGTGTGATCTGGGATGTGGGCCATCAGGCTTACCCCCACAAATTGATCACCGGCCGGTTCAACGATTTCGACTCTCTGCGTCAGCAACACGGGGTAGCGGGGTACCTCAAGCGCACTGAGAGCGACTTCGACCACTTCGGAGCGGGCCACGCCAGCACCTCCATCTCAGCGGCGCTGGGCATGGCCATGGCGCGAGATAACCATGGTGAATCGTTCAAGTGTGTTGCCGTCATCGGTGATGGAGCCCTGACAGGCGGCATGGCTCTGGAGGCCATCAACCATGCCGGACACCTCCCGAATACACGGCTCTTGGTGGTGCTGAACGACAACGACATGTCGATTTCCCCGCCGGTGGGGGCCTTGTCGAACGTGCTGAACCGTGCGCGGCTCAGCCCGCCGATGCAGTTCCTCTCAGGGAGTGTTGAGGAGAGCGTTCGGCACCTGCCGTTCATGGGTGGCGAGATTCCTGCGGAACTCAACCGTCTCAAGGGCAGCATGCGTCGCCTCGCGGTACCCAAGGTGGGTGCCGTGTTCGAGGAACTGGGCTTCACCTACATGGGGCCGATCGATGGCCATGACATCGGTGAAATGGTGCGCACCTTCCAGGCGGCCCATCGAGAAGGCGGCCCGGTGCTGGTGCATGTGGTCACCAAAAAGGGCAAGGGCTATCCCTATGCCGAGGCCGATCAGGTCGGTTATCACGCCCAATCGGCCTTTGATCTCGGCACCGGCAAGGCAATCCCGTCATCGAAACCCAAACCTCCCAGCTACAGCAAGGTGTTTGGGCAGACCCTGGTCAAGCTCTGTGAGCAGAACAGTCGGGTGATCGGCATCACTGCGGCCATGGCCACCGGTACCGGTCTCGACCTGCTTCAGAAGGCTGTTCCGGACCAGTACGTGGACGTCGGCATTGCTGAGCAGCATGCCGTCACCCTGGCGGCGGGCATGGCCTGCGAGGGGTTGCGCCCCGTCGTTGCCATCTACAGCACCTTCCTGCAGCGCGCCTACGACCAGTTGATCCACGATGTGGGCATCCAGAAGCTGCCGGTCACCTTCGTGCTTGATCGCGCCGGCATCGTTGGTGCTGACGGTCCGACCCACCAGGGTCAGTACGACATCAGCTACATGCGGGCCATTCCCAACTTCACAGTGATGGCACCGAAGGATGAAGCTGAGCTGCAGCGGATGCTGGTGACCTGCCTGCAGCACGACGGGCCCACGGCGTTGCGAATTCCCCGGGGCTCCGGGGAAGGCGTGCCGTTAATGGAAGAGGGTTGGGAAACGCTGCCGATCGGCCGCGGTGAACTGCTGCGGGAAGGCGACGATCTGATGATCGTGGCTTACGGCTCGATGGTGGCGCCGGCCCTTGCGACTGCAACGCTGCTCGAGGAAGCCGGGCTCTCCACCACTGTGATCAACGCCCGCTTCCTGAGGCCCCTGGATCAAGCGCTGATCCATCCCCTGGCGCGGCGCATCCCCCGTGTCGTCACCATGGAGGAGGGAGCTCTTCCGGGTGGTTTTGGTGCAGCGGTTCTGGAGTCACTGACTGATCAGGACATCAACGTGTCGATGCTGCGCATTGGCATCCCTGACAAGCTGGTCGATCACGCCACGCCGCAGCAGAGCAAGGAGGCTCTCGGCCTGACTCCTGCGCAGATGGCTGAACGAATCCTTGAGCGCTTCAGCAACACCTCGGGTGATCTGCCAGCCAGCGCTTCGATCAAGGCCCTGCAGGCCTGA
- the ilvA gene encoding threonine ammonia-lyase, biosynthetic, which yields MTDYLQRILRARVYDVARETPLDPAPNLSRRLNNTVWLKREDLQPVFSFKLRGAYNRMAQLSDDELERGVIASSAGNHAQGVALSAQRLGCRAVIVMPSTTPEVKVRAVRALGGDVVLHGETYDECSAEAQRRCKADGLTFIHPFDDPEVIAGQGTIGMEIMRQAEQPPNAIYVAVGGGGLIAGIAAYVKRLWPETEVIGVEPVDADALSRSLEQGQRVELEQVGLFADGVAVRKVGEHNFELAQQFVDHMVRVDTDAICAAIKDVFEDTRSILEPAGALAVAGLKQDVAERQLEGRHLVAVACGANMNFDRLRFIAERAELGEEREAMLAVEIPESPGSLRRLCELLRERSLTEFSYRMTDGTSAQIFIGVQVYDDNDRASLLSQLERGGFPCLDLSENEFAKVHLRHMVGGRLPASARTACAGECKELLYRFEFPERPGALMSFVDALHPGWSISIFHYRNHGADVGRIVVGVLVPEKEMQGWTEFLNDLGYRHWDETNNPAYGLFL from the coding sequence ATGACCGATTACCTGCAGCGGATCCTGCGTGCCCGCGTCTACGACGTGGCGCGGGAAACCCCCTTGGATCCCGCCCCCAATCTGAGCCGCCGCCTGAACAACACGGTCTGGCTGAAGCGTGAGGATCTCCAGCCGGTGTTCTCGTTCAAGCTGCGCGGCGCTTACAACCGCATGGCGCAGCTCAGCGACGACGAACTCGAGCGCGGTGTGATTGCCTCCAGCGCCGGGAACCATGCCCAGGGCGTCGCCCTTAGTGCCCAGCGGCTCGGCTGTCGAGCGGTGATCGTGATGCCGAGCACCACACCCGAGGTGAAAGTGCGCGCCGTGCGGGCCCTTGGTGGTGACGTGGTCCTCCATGGCGAGACCTACGACGAGTGCTCCGCTGAAGCGCAGCGACGCTGCAAAGCCGATGGACTTACGTTCATTCACCCGTTCGACGATCCGGAAGTGATCGCAGGCCAGGGCACGATCGGGATGGAGATCATGCGCCAGGCCGAGCAGCCACCCAACGCGATCTATGTGGCCGTAGGTGGAGGTGGCCTGATCGCAGGCATCGCCGCCTACGTCAAACGGCTGTGGCCGGAAACGGAGGTGATCGGCGTGGAGCCGGTCGATGCCGATGCCCTGAGCCGCTCCCTCGAGCAGGGCCAGCGGGTAGAACTGGAACAGGTGGGGCTGTTTGCCGATGGCGTCGCCGTGAGAAAGGTGGGCGAACACAACTTTGAGTTGGCCCAGCAGTTCGTCGATCACATGGTGCGGGTCGACACCGATGCCATCTGTGCCGCGATCAAGGACGTCTTTGAAGACACCCGTTCCATCCTGGAGCCCGCCGGTGCCCTGGCAGTTGCCGGGCTCAAACAGGACGTGGCCGAGCGCCAACTGGAGGGGCGCCATCTGGTGGCGGTGGCCTGCGGGGCCAACATGAATTTCGATCGCCTGCGCTTCATCGCGGAACGGGCTGAGCTCGGGGAAGAGCGGGAAGCGATGCTGGCCGTGGAGATTCCCGAATCACCCGGCAGCCTGAGGCGGCTGTGCGAACTGCTGCGGGAGCGCAGCCTCACGGAATTCAGCTATCGCATGACCGATGGCACTTCGGCGCAGATCTTCATCGGTGTGCAGGTGTACGACGACAACGACCGTGCATCACTGCTGAGCCAACTGGAGCGTGGGGGCTTCCCATGCCTCGATCTCAGCGAGAACGAATTTGCCAAGGTTCACCTGCGCCACATGGTTGGGGGCCGTCTGCCGGCTTCAGCGCGCACGGCCTGTGCCGGGGAATGCAAAGAGCTGCTGTATCGCTTCGAATTTCCCGAACGACCGGGCGCCTTGATGAGCTTCGTGGATGCTCTGCACCCCGGCTGGAGCATCAGCATCTTCCACTACAGAAATCACGGTGCTGACGTGGGGCGCATCGTTGTTGGCGTGCTGGTGCCGGAAAAGGAGATGCAGGGCTGGACCGAATTCCTCAATGACCTGGGCTATCGCCACTGGGATGAAACCAACAACCCCGCCTATGGGCTGTTCCTCTGA
- the scpB gene encoding SMC-Scp complex subunit ScpB, translating into MTSPSLPTRLEAILYLKGRPVSIGELAELADSDRRSVEEALVALTASYAQRDSALEIVEQSGRYGLQLRPGMGDLVKDLLPVNLSTATLRTLATIALKKRILQSDLVDLRGSGAYDHIKELLAQEFIERRRQTEGRSYWLTLTEKFHRTFSVLPDLGTTDLTEAA; encoded by the coding sequence ATGACGTCTCCATCACTGCCCACCCGGCTCGAGGCGATTCTTTATCTCAAGGGTCGGCCCGTGAGCATCGGCGAACTGGCCGAGCTGGCCGACTCCGACCGTCGAAGCGTCGAAGAAGCCCTCGTGGCCCTGACGGCCTCCTACGCCCAGCGGGACAGTGCCCTGGAGATCGTTGAACAGAGCGGTCGCTACGGGCTGCAGCTCAGGCCAGGCATGGGCGATCTGGTCAAAGACCTGCTGCCGGTGAATCTCTCCACGGCAACCCTGCGAACCCTCGCCACCATTGCCCTGAAGAAACGCATCCTTCAATCGGATCTTGTGGATCTGCGAGGCTCAGGGGCCTACGACCACATCAAGGAACTGCTGGCGCAGGAATTCATTGAACGGCGTCGTCAGACCGAGGGGCGGTCCTACTGGCTCACCCTCACCGAAAAATTCCATCGCACCTTCTCCGTGCTTCCTGATCTTGGGACAACCGATCTGACGGAAGCTGCATAA